In Roseibium salinum, a single genomic region encodes these proteins:
- a CDS encoding CopG family ribbon-helix-helix protein has product MATSLKISDELKGRVQQLARQRRRSAHWIMLEAIQQYVAREEAREDFLREALTSWADYQETGEHLTGQEVRSWLDSWGSDDEEAAPECRR; this is encoded by the coding sequence ATGGCAACTTCTCTCAAGATCAGCGACGAACTGAAAGGTCGCGTTCAGCAGCTCGCTCGTCAGCGCCGCCGCTCGGCGCATTGGATCATGCTCGAAGCGATCCAGCAATATGTCGCGCGCGAGGAAGCCCGCGAAGATTTCCTGCGGGAAGCGCTTACGTCCTGGGCGGACTATCAGGAAACCGGTGAGCATCTGACCGGACAGGAGGTCCGCAGCTGGTTGGACAGCTGGGGCTCGGACGACGAAGAAGCGGCACCTGAGTGCCGCAGGTAA
- a CDS encoding FAD binding domain-containing protein: MRAFSYERAADPAAAAARAAEVPGAKFIAGGTNLLDLMKLEIETPVHLIDVNGLDLDKISETPQGGLRIGAMVRNTDLAAHERVRNDYGVLTRALVAGASGQLRNRATTAGNLLQRTRCPYFYDTAQACNKRNPGAGCAALSKGAFSRQLGIVGTSDACIATHPSDMAVALRVLDAVVETVTPAGTERRIPLEEFHRLPGENPDQETALMPGEIITAVSLPPPTGGRQAYYKVRDRASFAFALVSVALIRQPDGSGQVALGGVAPKPWRRADADAELPNGARATIARLLDGARPTEENAFKLTLAERTLAAMLAEE; the protein is encoded by the coding sequence ATGAGAGCTTTCTCTTACGAACGCGCCGCCGATCCGGCCGCTGCCGCGGCGCGGGCCGCTGAAGTTCCAGGCGCGAAGTTCATCGCCGGCGGCACCAATCTTCTCGATCTGATGAAACTGGAAATCGAGACGCCGGTTCATCTGATCGACGTGAACGGGCTCGATCTCGACAAGATTTCCGAAACGCCACAAGGCGGGCTGCGCATAGGTGCAATGGTGCGCAACACCGATCTTGCAGCTCACGAGCGTGTACGGAACGATTACGGCGTCCTGACGCGGGCACTCGTTGCCGGTGCCTCGGGCCAGTTGCGCAACAGGGCGACCACGGCCGGAAATCTGCTGCAACGCACCCGCTGTCCGTATTTCTATGACACGGCGCAAGCCTGCAACAAGCGCAACCCCGGCGCCGGCTGTGCGGCTCTTTCCAAGGGCGCTTTCTCACGCCAGCTTGGCATCGTCGGCACCTCGGATGCATGCATCGCCACCCATCCCTCGGACATGGCCGTTGCGTTGCGGGTGCTTGATGCGGTGGTCGAGACGGTTACGCCGGCGGGTACCGAGCGCCGCATTCCGCTCGAAGAGTTCCACCGCCTGCCGGGCGAGAACCCCGATCAGGAAACGGCATTGATGCCGGGAGAAATCATTACCGCGGTAAGCTTGCCGCCTCCGACCGGCGGCCGTCAGGCTTATTACAAGGTGCGCGACCGCGCGTCCTTTGCCTTTGCGCTGGTCTCGGTTGCGCTGATCCGCCAGCCCGACGGCTCCGGACAGGTGGCGCTTGGCGGCGTCGCGCCCAAGCCGTGGCGCCGGGCGGATGCCGATGCGGAACTGCCGAACGGTGCACGCGCCACGATCGCGCGACTGCTCGACGGCGCCCGACCGACTGAGGAAAACGCCTTCAAGTTAACGCTCGCCGAGCGAACGTTGGCCGCCATGCTGGCGGAGGAGTGA